In Pseudomonas sp. PDM14, a genomic segment contains:
- a CDS encoding TerC family protein, which yields MEYLQQLISDPTAWVALATLVVMEVVLGIDNLIFISILTNKLPEHQRAKARRLGISMALILRLGLLGTVAWIVQLTEPIVEVFGQAFSWKDIILIAGGLFLLWKATKEIHHSMDPEPEGDMFVGRTASIGFSAAIVQILLLDLVFSVDSIITAVGMTEHVPIMIIAVVAAVTVMLLAAEPLARFINNNPTVVMLALGFLIMIGMTLIAEGFGAHVPKGYIYAAMAFSAVIEGLNMLSRRAKRKARQEG from the coding sequence GTGGAATACCTGCAGCAACTGATTAGCGACCCGACCGCCTGGGTGGCGCTGGCAACACTGGTGGTCATGGAGGTCGTGCTCGGCATCGACAACCTGATCTTCATCTCCATCCTCACCAACAAACTCCCCGAACACCAACGCGCCAAGGCGCGCCGCCTGGGCATCAGCATGGCGCTGATCCTGCGTCTGGGCCTGCTCGGCACCGTGGCCTGGATCGTCCAGCTGACCGAGCCGATCGTCGAGGTGTTCGGCCAGGCCTTCTCCTGGAAGGACATCATCCTGATCGCCGGCGGCCTGTTCCTGCTGTGGAAAGCGACCAAGGAAATCCACCACTCCATGGACCCCGAGCCCGAGGGCGACATGTTCGTCGGCCGCACCGCGAGCATCGGCTTCAGCGCCGCCATCGTGCAGATCCTGCTGCTCGACCTGGTGTTCTCGGTCGACAGCATCATCACCGCCGTGGGCATGACTGAACACGTGCCGATCATGATCATCGCCGTGGTTGCCGCCGTCACCGTGATGCTGCTCGCCGCCGAACCGCTGGCGCGCTTCATCAACAACAACCCAACCGTGGTCATGCTGGCTCTGGGCTTCCTGATCATGATCGGCATGACGCTGATTGCCGAAGGCTTCGGCGCCCACGTACCGAAGGGTTACATCTACGCGGCCATGGCCTTCTCCGCGGTGATCGAAGGGTTGAACATGCTCTCGCGCCGCGCCAAGCGCAAAGCCAGACAAGAAGGCTGA
- a CDS encoding YdeI/OmpD-associated family protein, which yields MTNNEAGARFQTKLLRPAQAGDECPWAFVVLPKSASEKLPRRGRTTVKGTLNGHAFQITLEPDGQLSHWLKINEALLNAAGANIGDVATFEVVSVEQEPEPELPADLREALASAPEAHSVWRDTTTIARLDWIHWITSAKQAKTRAQRISNACDMLASGKKRVCCFDPSGYYSKAFKAPQAAD from the coding sequence GTGACGAACAACGAAGCCGGCGCACGCTTCCAAACGAAACTACTTCGCCCGGCACAGGCAGGCGACGAATGCCCATGGGCCTTTGTCGTACTGCCCAAAAGCGCGAGTGAAAAACTCCCAAGACGCGGTAGAACGACGGTAAAAGGCACCCTCAACGGCCACGCCTTCCAGATCACCCTTGAGCCGGACGGACAGTTGAGCCACTGGTTGAAGATAAATGAGGCACTGCTCAACGCCGCAGGCGCGAACATCGGCGATGTCGCGACCTTTGAGGTTGTATCGGTGGAACAGGAACCTGAGCCCGAGCTTCCTGCCGATTTACGAGAGGCCTTGGCATCGGCCCCAGAAGCCCATTCGGTATGGCGCGACACAACCACCATCGCGCGGCTTGACTGGATCCACTGGATTACCTCTGCCAAGCAAGCCAAGACACGGGCGCAACGCATCAGCAACGCGTGCGACATGCTGGCATCCGGGAAGAAGCGGGTTTGCTGCTTCGATCCCTCCGGTTACTACAGCAAAGCCTTCAAGGCACCCCAGGCCGCGGACTAG
- a CDS encoding type II toxin-antitoxin system Phd/YefM family antitoxin: protein MKTLTASEARTNLYRLMDQSAESHQPILISGKRTNSVLVSADDWEAIQETLYLLSVPGLRESIKEGMAEPVDECAKDLDW, encoded by the coding sequence ATGAAAACACTTACCGCCAGCGAAGCACGCACCAACCTCTATCGGCTCATGGATCAGTCAGCCGAGTCGCATCAGCCCATTCTGATTTCGGGCAAGCGCACCAACTCCGTTTTGGTGTCGGCCGATGATTGGGAAGCCATCCAGGAAACGCTGTATCTGCTGTCCGTGCCAGGCCTGCGCGAGTCCATAAAGGAAGGCATGGCCGAACCCGTCGATGAATGCGCGAAGGATCTGGACTGGTGA
- a CDS encoding Txe/YoeB family addiction module toxin: protein MTWQLVYTKHAQKDAPKLAAAGLKDKAKALLKVVRENPFQNPPPYEKLVGDLAGAYSRRINIQHRLVYQVLQDEQVVKVLRLWSHYD, encoded by the coding sequence GTGACTTGGCAGCTCGTCTACACGAAACACGCTCAGAAGGACGCCCCAAAACTCGCTGCAGCAGGTTTGAAGGACAAGGCCAAGGCGCTGCTTAAGGTGGTACGCGAGAACCCGTTTCAGAACCCGCCCCCGTACGAAAAGCTGGTCGGGGATCTGGCCGGTGCTTACTCCCGACGCATCAACATCCAGCATCGGCTGGTGTATCAGGTGCTACAGGATGAGCAGGTGGTGAAGGTGCTGCGGCTCTGGTCGCACTACGACTGA
- a CDS encoding crotonase/enoyl-CoA hydratase family protein, translating to MSDLISYQLEDGIATLTLNNGKVNAISPDMIAAFNAALDQAVQDRAIVIITGQPGILSGGYDLKVMTSSPQNAVALVTAGSTLAHRMLSHPYPIIVACPGHAIAKGAFILLSADYRIGVEGPFNIGLNEVLIGMTMHHAGIELARDRLRKAAFHRSVINGELFDPQGAVDAGFLDKVVPAEQLLPTALAVAQQMKKINMTAHKNTKLKVRKGLLDTLANAIELDQQHLG from the coding sequence ATGAGCGACCTGATCAGCTATCAACTCGAAGACGGCATCGCCACCCTGACCCTCAACAACGGCAAGGTGAACGCCATCTCCCCGGACATGATCGCCGCGTTCAACGCCGCGCTGGATCAGGCCGTGCAGGACCGCGCCATCGTCATCATCACCGGCCAGCCGGGCATTCTCTCCGGTGGCTACGACCTCAAGGTGATGACCTCCAGCCCGCAAAACGCCGTGGCCCTGGTCACCGCGGGTTCCACCCTGGCGCACCGCATGCTCTCGCATCCCTACCCGATCATCGTCGCCTGTCCGGGCCATGCGATTGCCAAGGGCGCGTTCATCCTGCTGTCGGCCGACTACCGCATCGGCGTCGAAGGCCCGTTCAACATTGGCCTTAACGAAGTGCTGATCGGCATGACCATGCACCACGCCGGCATCGAGCTGGCCCGTGATCGCCTGCGCAAGGCAGCGTTCCACCGCTCGGTGATCAATGGCGAGCTGTTCGACCCGCAAGGCGCGGTCGATGCCGGCTTCCTCGACAAGGTGGTACCGGCCGAGCAACTGCTGCCGACCGCCCTGGCCGTTGCCCAGCAGATGAAGAAGATCAACATGACTGCGCACAAGAACACCAAGCTGAAGGTGCGCAAGGGCCTGCTGGACACCCTGGCCAACGCCATCGAGCTGGATCAGCAACACCTCGGCTAA
- a CDS encoding methyl-accepting chemotaxis protein, with amino-acid sequence MGSSRQVRESTTATSGEANQAANRLQEQLQELDQLATAMQEMASTAEEVARNAQAAAQAAIAANEETESGVRVVSQSTTAIKRLADEMDDTSHAINELAKLSHSIESILSVITSIADQTNLLALNAAIEAARAGESGRGFAVVADEVRSLASRTQQSTQEIRQMIDQLQTGVRQAEARMQQSRDTASKTADEASAANDMLGRIREAITRINDMNLQIATAAEEQSATTEEINRNTTNIRDISHEVAGGAEQQVRQCAVMVEQVGEQDRLLGRFRV; translated from the coding sequence ATGGGCAGTTCGCGCCAGGTACGCGAAAGCACCACCGCCACCTCCGGCGAAGCCAACCAGGCGGCCAATCGCCTGCAGGAGCAGCTGCAGGAACTCGACCAGCTTGCCACCGCCATGCAGGAAATGGCCTCCACCGCCGAGGAAGTGGCGCGCAACGCCCAGGCCGCGGCCCAGGCTGCCATCGCCGCCAACGAGGAAACCGAGAGTGGCGTGCGCGTGGTGTCGCAGTCGACCACGGCGATCAAGCGCCTGGCCGACGAAATGGACGACACCAGCCACGCGATCAACGAACTGGCCAAGCTCAGCCACAGCATCGAGTCGATCCTGTCGGTGATCACCAGCATCGCCGACCAGACCAACCTGCTCGCCCTCAACGCGGCCATCGAGGCGGCGCGTGCCGGGGAGTCCGGCCGGGGTTTTGCCGTGGTCGCCGACGAGGTGCGCTCGCTGGCCTCGCGCACCCAGCAGTCGACCCAGGAAATCCGCCAGATGATCGACCAGCTGCAAACCGGCGTGCGCCAGGCCGAAGCGCGCATGCAGCAGAGCCGCGACACCGCGAGCAAGACCGCCGACGAGGCCAGCGCGGCCAACGACATGCTCGGGCGCATCCGCGAGGCGATCACCCGCATCAACGACATGAACCTGCAGATCGCTACCGCTGCCGAGGAGCAGAGCGCGACCACCGAGGAGATCAACCGCAACACCACCAACATCCGCGATATCAGCCATGAAGTGGCCGGCGGCGCCGAGCAGCAGGTGCGCCAGTGCGCGGTGATGGTCGAGCAGGTCGGCGAACAGGATCGCCTGCTCGGGCGCTTCCGCGTCTAA
- a CDS encoding 1-acylglycerol-3-phosphate O-acyltransferase encodes MLFLARMLLMGVHFIIAGTLGLLLGLFRPFNPDNSRLCARLYSLPALCMLRLRVKTEVQSLFGQQQSCVVIANHQSNYDLYVLGRVVPPRTVSIGKKSLKWVPFFGQLYWLAGNVLIDRGNAFKAKQAMLTTTDTLRHKNTSIWVFPEGTRNLGEGLLPFKKGAFQMAIAAGVPIVPVCVSTYAKRLRINSWTSGRIMIRSLPAIPTLGLTLDDLPELMARCQTLMQQTIGQLDEQLAKA; translated from the coding sequence ATGCTCTTCCTCGCGCGCATGTTGTTGATGGGTGTGCACTTCATCATCGCCGGAACCCTGGGCCTGTTGCTCGGCCTGTTCCGCCCCTTCAACCCCGACAACAGCCGCCTGTGTGCGCGCCTGTATTCGCTGCCGGCGCTGTGCATGCTGCGCCTGCGGGTGAAGACCGAAGTGCAGAGCCTGTTCGGCCAACAGCAGTCCTGCGTGGTCATTGCCAACCACCAATCCAACTACGACCTCTACGTGCTCGGCCGCGTGGTGCCGCCGCGCACCGTGAGCATCGGCAAGAAGAGCCTCAAGTGGGTGCCGTTCTTCGGCCAGCTGTACTGGCTCGCCGGCAACGTGCTGATCGACCGCGGCAACGCCTTCAAGGCCAAGCAGGCGATGCTTACCACCACTGACACGCTGCGCCACAAGAACACCTCGATCTGGGTCTTCCCGGAAGGCACGCGCAACCTCGGTGAGGGCCTGCTGCCGTTCAAGAAAGGCGCTTTCCAGATGGCCATCGCCGCCGGTGTGCCGATCGTCCCGGTGTGCGTCAGCACCTACGCCAAGCGCCTGCGCATCAACAGCTGGACCAGCGGACGCATCATGATCCGCTCGCTGCCGGCGATCCCCACCCTGGGCTTGACCCTCGACGACCTGCCAGAGCTGATGGCGCGCTGCCAGACGCTGATGCAACAGACCATCGGCCAACTCGACGAGCAACTCGCCAAGGCCTGA
- a CDS encoding magnesium and cobalt transport protein CorA yields MDNVVAAAAYHKGLKVADIRPEDGKEWAARPEHFVWIGLHDPGSAELTCLQQQFNLHELAMEDAIAQHTRPKLETFGDALFMVLYSPTRESGRLEFVETQLFAGKGYVISARYGNSASYSIVRKRCEARPLLLEHGEDFVLYALLNFVTENYRPLMDSIHAELEDLEQTVLNRPLTQEDVERIHCLRRDLLRLRRNIAPMAEICQELQQLDFPFIDKHMRPYFRDIAIHVNRLLEDLTGLREMADHAIEIGLLLESSRQSLTQRKFAAWAAILAFPTAVAGIYGMNFQNMPELTWHYGYFGVLGIIGVGCVGLYGNFKRMGWL; encoded by the coding sequence ATGGATAACGTCGTTGCCGCCGCGGCCTACCACAAGGGCCTGAAAGTCGCCGATATCCGCCCGGAAGACGGCAAGGAGTGGGCGGCCAGGCCCGAGCACTTCGTCTGGATCGGCCTGCACGACCCCGGCAGCGCCGAACTGACCTGCCTGCAGCAGCAGTTCAACCTGCACGAGCTGGCGATGGAAGACGCCATCGCCCAGCACACCCGCCCCAAGCTGGAAACCTTCGGCGACGCGCTGTTCATGGTGCTCTACTCGCCGACCCGGGAAAGCGGACGGCTGGAGTTCGTCGAGACTCAGCTGTTCGCCGGCAAGGGCTACGTGATCAGCGCCCGCTACGGCAACTCCGCCTCCTACTCCATCGTACGCAAGCGCTGCGAGGCGCGACCGTTGCTGCTGGAGCACGGCGAGGACTTCGTGCTCTACGCCCTGCTCAACTTCGTCACGGAGAACTACCGGCCGCTGATGGACAGCATCCACGCCGAGCTGGAGGACCTGGAACAGACCGTGCTCAACCGCCCGTTGACCCAGGAAGACGTCGAGCGCATCCACTGCCTGCGCCGCGACCTGCTGCGCCTGCGTCGGAACATCGCGCCGATGGCGGAAATCTGCCAGGAACTGCAGCAGCTCGACTTCCCCTTCATCGACAAACACATGCGCCCGTACTTTCGCGACATCGCGATCCACGTCAACCGCCTGCTGGAAGACCTCACCGGCCTGCGCGAAATGGCCGACCACGCCATCGAGATCGGCTTGCTGCTGGAGTCATCGCGACAGAGCCTGACCCAGCGCAAGTTCGCCGCCTGGGCCGCGATCCTGGCCTTCCCCACCGCGGTGGCGGGCATCTACGGGATGAATTTCCAGAACATGCCCGAGCTGACCTGGCACTACGGCTATTTTGGCGTGCTGGGGATCATCGGCGTCGGCTGCGTCGGCCTGTACGGCAACTTCAAGCGTATGGGCTGGCTGTAG